From the Streptomyces sp. NBC_00390 genome, the window GGTTCGCGATGTCAGCCAGCATGATCCTTTTCTGGGCGCTGATCATCACTGCGGCTGTCTTGCTCTTCCGCGCGCTGAACCGCCCTCACGAGCACACCCACGCCCCCGCAGTGCCCACACCCGAGCAGATTCTCGGCGACCGGTTCGCCCGCGGGGAGATCGACGAGGAGGAGTACCGGCGTCGCCTGGACGCCCTGCACACCGGCCCTCCAAGGCCTTGATTCGGGCCGCATGGGTTGCCCCTGTACTTCGGTGCAGGAGACCAGACCCGTCGAGGCGGTGGCGTCCGGCGGGACCTCGGCAGTCCGGCCGCACGACGAGCATTGAGCTTGCTGCACGCACGGTCAGCCCGGAAGCAGCGCCCTGGGTCGCGGACCGGGATCGACGTACGACGGGCGGACCGGGATCGACGTACGACGGATCGGCCCCCAGCACCCCACGCGTAGCCGAGGTCACAGCCGCAGCAACGTGCCGAAGTGCGCAGCATTCACCAGGGCCATCCGTACGTCGAGTCCTCGGACGGAATCACAACGTCGTCGAGCCGGTACGAGAGGCGGTCCACCACGCTCACCACGCCGTCCACCTGCTGGGTGAGTCGTAGCATCACGTCGATCTGGCTGCGTCGCTCGAGCTGCCCTTCCAACGTGACCACTCCGTCGACGACGTGCACATCGACGACATCCGGAGTCAGCCGGAGCGTGTTCAGCAGAACGTCCTCGATCACATGGCGGCGGATCTCGGGGTCGGGGCGCAGGAACACCTGGAGCAGATCGCGACGGGTGACGATGCCGACCAAGCGGTCCTCCGCATCGACCACAGGCAGTCGTTCGACGCTGTGGCGAAGCATCGTCCGCGCCGCCTTGGCGATCTTGTCGTCGGCGTGGACGGTGACGGCGGGGGTGGACATCAGCTGCTCGGCAGTGAGGCCGGTCTGCTTGTCCGTGGCTCGACCCGCCGTCCTGGCGTGCTGGGGTTCCTGGGCTGTCCTGTCGGCGGCTGATTCCGAGGCCTGCCGTACGAGAAGGTCGCTCTGGGAGATGACCCCGAGTACCCGGTTGTCGTCGTCGACAACCGGAAGCCCGCTGACGTTGTGCTCGGCGAGCAACTTGGCGAGCTCCTTGAACGGAGTGAGCGGCGTGACCGAGACGACCTCGCCG encodes:
- a CDS encoding CBS domain-containing protein, whose protein sequence is MRTMTVGGVMVGEVVSVTPLTPFKELAKLLAEHNVSGLPVVDDDNRVLGVISQSDLLVRQASESAADRTAQEPQHARTAGRATDKQTGLTAEQLMSTPAVTVHADDKIAKAARTMLRHSVERLPVVDAEDRLVGIVTRRDLLQVFLRPDPEIRRHVIEDVLLNTLRLTPDVVDVHVVDGVVTLEGQLERRSQIDVMLRLTQQVDGVVSVVDRLSYRLDDVVIPSEDSTYGWPW
- a CDS encoding SHOCT domain-containing protein translates to MMFWYDHNVSGWGWFAMSASMILFWALIITAAVLLFRALNRPHEHTHAPAVPTPEQILGDRFARGEIDEEEYRRRLDALHTGPPRP